The DNA sequence CGCGCCGAGCCCGAGCCCCAGGCGCAGCGCCAGCTGGCGCCACAGGCCCCAGCGCGTCAGCGTCGCCAGGAAGCCGAAGGTCGACGGCGACGACGGCCGCAGCGTCAGCCCGGCCCCGAACCCGAGCTGGTACCGCGGCGTCAGCGTCAGCCCGACCTGGCCGCGGATCTCGGCGAGGCCGCCGCCGCCGCGGTCGAGGCCCGCCGCCACGCTCAGCTCGCCGCGCGCGTCCCCGACGCCGGCGCTGTTCTGCGCGACGTCGTGCGGGCCGGTCGACCCGTCGATCGTATAGCCCGTCGAGGTCGACGACGTATCGATCATCGGCGCGCGGTCACTGATCTCGATGGTCTCGCCGCCGTAGCCGTCGCCCTGGCTGCCGGCGGCGGAGCCCAGCACCGTCCCGAACGTACGGCCGGTCGGGATGTTGCGGGTGTACTCGTCGGTGATCGACTGCGTGATCACCGGCACCGCCAGCGTCGGCACCGGCTGGCCCTCGACCCGCGGCCGGTCATCGACCGCGACGAACGACGTGTACGGAGACGCCAGCGCGTGGGCCAGCGCGATCGTCGTGATCGCCCCGCGCGCGGCCTCGGCGTCGCCGGTGCGGCCCGCCGCCGCCAGCTCGCGGATGCGGTGCCGCGCCCACAGCCGACCCAGGAGCGCGCCGTCGCCGCCGGCGCCCGGCAGCGCGATGGCCTGCTCGAGCGTCGCGACCTGGTCGCCGATCCGACCGATCACCCGCACCCGCCCGCGCGCGCCCGCGGCGTAGCGCGCGGTCACGACGATCGGCTGGCCCGCGAACAGATCGCCCACGATCGCCGGGGTCACGTCGGTGACGCCCAGCCCCGGGAACTCGACCCGCACGTCGCTCCACATCGGCGCCACCAGCTGGCGGAAGAACCGCGCGATCTGCGGCTCGGGCGGGTCGTCGAGCAGCAAGATCTGCGACGCGCCGTGCCCGTCGCGAGCCATCTCGTCGAGCAGGGACCGGTTGACCGACGAGCCGACGCCGAACGAGAACAGGTGGACGTTGGCCGCCCGGGTCCGCGCGATCTCCGCGAGGATCTCGTCGTCGTTGCCGATGAACCCGTCGGTCATGAAGCAGACGTACCGGACGCGGCCGTCGGTCGGCGGATCGGCCAGGGCCGCGCGGATGCCGGCCAGCATCTCGGTGCCGCCGGCGCTGGCCAGCCCGTCGACGAAGCCCCGGGCCCGGCGCAGGTTGGCCGGCGTCGCCGCCAGCAGGGCGCCACCGTCGAGCCCGCCGACGTCGATCGAGAAGTTGAGGATGCGGATCCGGTCGCCGGGCTGCACGTGATCGAGCGCGTACCGGATCGCCCGCTGGACCAGCGCCAGCGGCGGCCCCGCCATCGAGCCCGAGGTGTCGAGCACGAACACCAGCTCGCGCGGCGCCGCGGCGATCGGCGGCAGCTCGGGCGGCTGGATGATCGCCGACAGGTAGCCCTCGGCGCCGGCGAACCCGGCCAGCACGCCGATGGTGGGCTCGGCGACCTCGACCCGCCAGCGCACCACCAGGTCCTTGTCCGCGGCCGCGGCCGGCGCCGCCAGCGCGATCGCGAGGTGATCGTGATCGAGCTCGGTGGCGATCAGCTCGTGGGTCGGGCTGTCGACCTCGGCCACCGGCAGGCCCGGCTGCAGGTCGAGCCCGAAGGCGAAGACGGTCGCCGGCGCGCCCATCGCCTGGAGCGGCGGCGAGATCCGGGCCGCGTCGGGCACGCGCTCGGTGTCGGCCGCGACGCCGACGCCGGTCCGGGTTCCGGACGGCGCGCCGGGGATGTAGCGCGGGCCGACCACCGTCGGCAGCGCCAGCTCGGTCCAGCCGTCGTGCGGCTCGAGCAGCACGTCGTAGGTCAGCTCGATGTCGATGACCTCGCCCGGCAGGATGCCGCTGACCGACTGGGTGAACACGTTGGGCCGCTCCTGCTCGAGCAGCGCCGCGGTCTGGCCGACCGCGCGCGCCCGCTCGTAGGTGGCCCGGGCGTCCTCGCGCCGCGCGATCTTGGCCACGATCGTCCGCGCGCCGATGCGCATGGTCATGGCGCCGACCGCCGCGCGCTCGGGCAGCGGGAAGATGTAGACCGCCTCGATCGCGGTCGTCGCCGGGTTGGCGAAGTGCTGGGTGTGGCGGACCTGGGCGATCGCGCCGCGGACCGCGACCCGCATGTCGCTCGCGACCAGCGGCAGCTCGGCGCGGACGTTGCCGGCCGCGATCATCTCGAGTCGAGGGTGGTCGTCGGCGCGAGCCGACGCAGCCGCGATCGTCAGCGCGAGCGCGCACAGGAACAGGCGTGCCATGGAGTCCTCCTCCAGGGCCAAACGCCGCGGCTTGGCTCCGGATCCATGACAGCTCCTGGCCCGCCGGCGCGCCCGCGCTCACCCGGGTGTCGCAGGGCCCGAACCCTCGAGGCGCTCAGCCCAGGAAGCCGGGCAGCGCCGCGCGGTCGAGGATCGCCGCTGCGAAGATCGCCCCGAGCCCCATCAGCTGGAGGAAGAACGGGTCCTTGGCCTGGCGCCAGTGGAGGATCAAGAAGAACAGCGACACGAACGGCAGGAACACGCAGCCCAGCCCCCACAGCACGCCCTCGCTGAAGGCGCGGACCAGCATCCACAGACCGCCGACGACGAGGGCGAACACTCCGGCGAGCGCGACCAGGGTGAGCAGTGCGTGCATGCGCGAATCGTGACGCACCCCACCCCGGGGTCAAGCGAAATCGGAACGCCCGCGATCGATCAGCGGAGGCACGCGCGGCGCGCGCGCTCGATCAGCTGAGCCGCCACAGCTCGCTGTACGCGCCGGCCGGCGCGTACGGCGCGCCCGACGCGGTCGCGGTCGACCGTGGCTCGAGCACCAGCAGCCGCGCGCCGGCCTGGCGCACGAACGCGCGCGCGTCGGGGCCGCCGTCGATCACCGCCGACAGCCCGCGGGCCGCGACGATCGGTCGGTAGCCGTGGACCGGCTCGGCGGCGCGGACGTAGGCGACCGCGGGGCTGGCGCCGACCGCGCGCTCGGCGCGCAGCGCGGCGACCACCTGCTCGAGGTCGGTCTCCTCGGCGAAGCTGGTCGAGCGCAGCGGCGCGATGAAGCCCCGCGGCGCCGGACCGCGGCCGTCGACGCGCGCGAACGCGTAGCTGCGGGTGCTCCCGGTGGCGCGCAACGTCACGCGGGTCCCGAGCCACACCGCCTCGGCGTCGTCGGGCCAGCCCGACACGCTCGGCGCCGCGACGAACTCGGTCGCGATCCGGATCGCGTCGTTGCGCGGCAGGCCCGGCGCCTCGGGCACCGGCGCGATCCACGACACGATCGCCGACGCGTCGACGTCGTCGAGGTCGGCCTCGCCCAGCGCGCTCGTCATGGCGCCCGCGGCGTCGGCGCCACCACGGGCACGTCGACCAGGGGCCCGGGCGCGTCCGGCGCGCTGCCGTGCGCGCCGCGCAGGTGCTCGATCAGCGCCGGGCCCAGCTCGCCGCCGACGAAGCCGCGCACCGTCGACTCCCAGAACGACTGGTTCGCGGCCGGGTGGTCGAAGTAGAGGTTCACCGCCCGGTCGATCGC is a window from the Myxococcales bacterium genome containing:
- a CDS encoding VWA domain-containing protein yields the protein MARLFLCALALTIAAASARADDHPRLEMIAAGNVRAELPLVASDMRVAVRGAIAQVRHTQHFANPATTAIEAVYIFPLPERAAVGAMTMRIGARTIVAKIARREDARATYERARAVGQTAALLEQERPNVFTQSVSGILPGEVIDIELTYDVLLEPHDGWTELALPTVVGPRYIPGAPSGTRTGVGVAADTERVPDAARISPPLQAMGAPATVFAFGLDLQPGLPVAEVDSPTHELIATELDHDHLAIALAAPAAAADKDLVVRWRVEVAEPTIGVLAGFAGAEGYLSAIIQPPELPPIAAAPRELVFVLDTSGSMAGPPLALVQRAIRYALDHVQPGDRIRILNFSIDVGGLDGGALLAATPANLRRARGFVDGLASAGGTEMLAGIRAALADPPTDGRVRYVCFMTDGFIGNDDEILAEIARTRAANVHLFSFGVGSSVNRSLLDEMARDGHGASQILLLDDPPEPQIARFFRQLVAPMWSDVRVEFPGLGVTDVTPAIVGDLFAGQPIVVTARYAAGARGRVRVIGRIGDQVATLEQAIALPGAGGDGALLGRLWARHRIRELAAAGRTGDAEAARGAITTIALAHALASPYTSFVAVDDRPRVEGQPVPTLAVPVITQSITDEYTRNIPTGRTFGTVLGSAAGSQGDGYGGETIEISDRAPMIDTSSTSTGYTIDGSTGPHDVAQNSAGVGDARGELSVAAGLDRGGGGLAEIRGQVGLTLTPRYQLGFGAGLTLRPSSPSTFGFLATLTRWGLWRQLALRLGLGLGATLDDDVTPAPAWRAELLHPLPRLGRARPLLSLGLGEQLDDDHGAAATLGVSLAF